Proteins from one Bradyrhizobium roseum genomic window:
- a CDS encoding DUF6894 family protein: MPRYFFDVKDGHRLFDASGFVCEDDTDAMIRASVLAIGVSLDSPEDDPERRVAIINDAGREIGNVPVYSRPSYRNPAK; this comes from the coding sequence ATGCCCCGCTACTTTTTCGATGTGAAGGACGGCCACCGGCTTTTTGATGCATCGGGCTTTGTCTGCGAGGACGACACCGATGCCATGATCAGGGCTTCGGTGCTTGCCATCGGGGTCTCACTCGATAGTCCCGAAGACGATCCCGAGCGTCGCGTCGCCATCATCAACGATGCAGGCCGTGAGATTGGCAACGTGCCGGTATATTCCAGGCCTTCCTATCGAAATCCGGCCAAATAG
- a CDS encoding metallophosphoesterase family protein — MRCLVVADLHYSLPQFDWLLAAAPEFDVVIFAGDALDIGSFVDYRAQILVVKKYLSLLSGMTKVIFCSGNHDLDDRSAEGEKIARWVGDVRELGIACDGDDLAIGDTHFTVCPWWDGPLVKSRLEAQLRDAAARRAQRWIWVHHAPPANSPTSWGGKRFFGDVELVQWITQYQPSMVISGHVHQSPFIPDGSWFDRLGDTWVFNTGLQHGRPPVCIVLDLDEGAAFWLAAGEAQRIDLRAPLQRPAAEIEKVPPWLISLGRIAEPHSRAGLVGQSVSSS, encoded by the coding sequence ATGCGCTGCCTCGTCGTTGCCGATTTGCATTATTCATTGCCGCAGTTCGACTGGCTGCTCGCGGCGGCGCCTGAATTCGACGTCGTCATTTTTGCGGGCGACGCGCTCGACATCGGATCGTTCGTCGATTATCGCGCGCAGATTCTGGTGGTGAAGAAATACCTTTCGCTGCTGTCGGGCATGACAAAGGTCATTTTCTGCTCGGGCAATCACGACCTCGACGACCGCAGCGCGGAAGGCGAGAAGATCGCGCGCTGGGTCGGTGATGTCAGAGAGCTCGGCATCGCCTGCGACGGCGACGATCTCGCCATCGGCGACACGCACTTCACGGTGTGTCCGTGGTGGGACGGGCCGCTGGTCAAGAGCCGCCTCGAAGCCCAGTTGCGCGACGCCGCAGCCCGGCGGGCGCAGCGCTGGATCTGGGTGCACCACGCGCCGCCGGCGAATTCGCCGACCAGCTGGGGCGGCAAGCGGTTCTTTGGCGATGTCGAACTGGTGCAGTGGATCACGCAATACCAGCCGTCGATGGTGATCTCCGGCCACGTGCATCAATCGCCGTTCATTCCCGACGGCTCGTGGTTCGACCGGCTCGGCGACACCTGGGTGTTCAACACCGGCCTGCAGCACGGCCGACCGCCGGTCTGTATCGTGCTCGATCTCGACGAGGGCGCGGCGTTCTGGCTGGCGGCCGGCGAAGCGCAGCGCATCGACCTGCGTGCGCCGCTGCAGCGGCCAGCGGCGGAAATCGAGAAGGTGCCGCCGTGGCTGATATCCCTCGGCCGGATTGCCGAACCGCATTCGCGTGCGGGACTTGTCGGTCAATCCGTCAGCAGCTCATAA
- a CDS encoding SbmA/BacA-like family transporter, which produces MLQKKYFAPDEIRLLARFWQSASGFWRGGSASMAWLLVGLLVATVLLQLFTQYRLNFWNRDFFDAIERKNAAGLWQQALALLPIATASLALAIISVWGRMTMQRKWREWLSNHLYDYWLERDHIVRLRFMSGEHQAPEFRIAEDARVATDLPIDLLLGLLSSILVAITFISVLWNVGGGLVINAFGTSLVVPGYLVIAVSAYSVLLTAAMMLIARHLTRVIEENKRTEAELRSVGTHLREAGERLVEPEVYRNGRRAIGAALEAVIRVWRIYCWQLMRMTMVTHTNVLLTPLIGLLLCTPKYIEGTMTLGEVIQAAAAFVVVQSAFNWVTDSYGRIAEWAASANRVASLLLALDQIHGQGDLKS; this is translated from the coding sequence ATGCTCCAAAAGAAATACTTCGCCCCCGACGAAATTCGGCTGCTTGCTCGATTCTGGCAGAGCGCCTCCGGATTCTGGCGAGGGGGTTCGGCATCCATGGCTTGGCTCCTGGTCGGCCTGCTGGTCGCCACCGTGCTTCTCCAACTGTTTACCCAGTATCGTCTCAACTTCTGGAATCGCGACTTCTTCGACGCGATCGAGCGCAAAAACGCCGCCGGGCTCTGGCAGCAGGCGTTAGCACTCCTGCCCATCGCCACAGCAAGTCTGGCCCTTGCCATCATCTCCGTCTGGGGCCGCATGACCATGCAACGCAAATGGCGGGAGTGGCTGAGCAATCATCTCTACGATTATTGGCTGGAACGGGATCACATCGTCCGGCTCAGGTTCATGTCCGGAGAGCACCAGGCTCCGGAGTTCCGAATTGCCGAGGACGCAAGGGTCGCGACGGATCTGCCGATCGACTTGTTGCTGGGACTGCTTTCATCGATCCTCGTCGCCATCACTTTCATCAGCGTTCTCTGGAATGTCGGCGGTGGCCTCGTCATCAATGCCTTCGGCACCAGTCTGGTCGTCCCCGGATATCTTGTCATTGCGGTGAGCGCCTATTCCGTGCTGCTGACGGCCGCGATGATGCTGATCGCACGTCACCTCACGCGGGTCATCGAAGAAAACAAGCGTACGGAAGCCGAGTTGAGGTCGGTCGGAACGCATCTGCGCGAGGCGGGAGAAAGGCTCGTGGAGCCGGAGGTCTACAGGAACGGCCGTCGGGCGATCGGGGCGGCGCTGGAAGCGGTTATCCGGGTTTGGCGAATCTACTGCTGGCAACTGATGCGAATGACGATGGTGACGCACACGAACGTTTTGCTGACCCCTTTGATCGGCTTGCTGCTCTGCACTCCCAAATACATCGAGGGAACGATGACCCTCGGCGAAGTCATCCAGGCCGCTGCGGCCTTCGTCGTCGTCCAGAGCGCCTTCAACTGGGTTACCGACAGCTACGGGCGCATCGCAGAGTGGGCCGCTTCGGCGAACCGCGTCGCGTCGCTGCTGCTGGCGTTGGACCAGATCCACGGGCAGGGCGATCTAAAATCATGA
- a CDS encoding sensor histidine kinase, producing the protein MSGEVTRVKKKPDAAAFQKPPECPREFCVALHTGREELERLYRVEDELRNALAREEALLGQKDELIRHQDLMRREADHRLMNGLQMVSSLLSLQSREAQDVRTAEQLRIAANRVATIGSVHKRLHALDHVGTVELKQYLEKLCEDLAGVLPGGEQRQLSVEGVALEVPTAIGIPLGYIVSELVMNCAKYADSRIMVRLEKKPNDYELSVCDDGPGYPEGFDPKKSKGLGMKIVFSLVHQIGGQALYGTNYSGRGTCFTVRFALDHHIAPDGI; encoded by the coding sequence ATGAGTGGCGAAGTGACGCGCGTGAAGAAAAAACCAGACGCGGCCGCATTTCAAAAGCCGCCAGAATGCCCGCGCGAGTTTTGCGTGGCACTCCACACGGGGCGAGAGGAGCTGGAAAGACTGTATCGTGTGGAAGACGAGCTGCGAAACGCACTTGCGCGTGAAGAAGCGCTGCTGGGTCAAAAGGACGAATTGATCAGGCATCAGGATCTGATGAGGCGGGAGGCTGATCATCGGCTGATGAACGGTCTCCAGATGGTGTCGAGCCTGCTATCGCTCCAAAGCCGCGAGGCGCAGGACGTCAGGACCGCCGAGCAGCTCAGGATCGCCGCGAACCGCGTCGCCACGATAGGCAGCGTCCACAAACGCCTTCACGCGCTGGATCACGTCGGAACCGTCGAACTCAAACAATATCTCGAAAAACTCTGCGAAGACCTGGCGGGCGTCCTGCCAGGCGGCGAGCAACGTCAACTTTCCGTCGAGGGGGTTGCGTTGGAGGTTCCGACTGCGATCGGAATCCCGCTGGGATACATCGTGAGTGAACTGGTCATGAACTGCGCCAAATATGCCGACAGCAGGATCATGGTGAGGCTGGAGAAGAAGCCAAACGATTATGAGCTTTCAGTCTGCGATGACGGCCCGGGCTACCCGGAAGGGTTTGATCCGAAGAAATCCAAAGGACTCGGGATGAAGATTGTTTTTTCTCTCGTCCATCAAATTGGCGGCCAAGCCCTCTACGGTACCAATTATTCCGGGCGCGGCACGTGCTTCACGGTGCGGTTCGCGCTTGATCATCACATCGCTCCCGACGGAATTTGA
- a CDS encoding threonine/serine dehydratase: MSDNTANPQTVARCERLIRPHIRRTPVIEIDGEEFGLPSMPLTLKLELLQHSGSFKARGAFANVLTREVPEAGIVAASGGNHGAATAYAAVKLGKRAKIFVPNVSSPAKIQRIREYGADLAIEGDRYADALAASEAWARQTGAMQIPAFDQNETIMGQGTLGLELEQQAADLDTVLVAVGGGGLIAGIAAWYAGRVKVVGVEPSASPTLTKALEAGHPVDAEAGGLAADSLAPRRVGEKVFPIVQQYARQTVLVSDDAIANAQAQLWRGLRIVAEPGGAAAFSAILSGAYQPAAGERVAIVISGGNTAAVNFDTTY, from the coding sequence ATGTCCGACAACACCGCAAATCCACAAACCGTTGCGCGATGCGAACGGCTGATCCGGCCGCATATCCGGCGCACGCCCGTCATCGAGATCGACGGCGAGGAGTTTGGTCTCCCCTCGATGCCCCTCACACTGAAGCTCGAACTGCTCCAGCACTCGGGCTCCTTCAAGGCGCGCGGCGCGTTTGCCAATGTGCTGACCCGCGAGGTGCCGGAAGCCGGAATCGTCGCGGCGTCCGGCGGCAATCACGGGGCGGCAACGGCCTATGCCGCGGTGAAGCTCGGCAAGCGGGCGAAGATTTTCGTCCCCAACGTCTCCTCGCCCGCGAAGATTCAGCGTATCCGCGAATACGGCGCCGACCTCGCGATCGAGGGCGATCGTTACGCGGATGCGCTGGCGGCCAGCGAGGCGTGGGCGCGGCAGACCGGCGCGATGCAAATACCGGCGTTCGACCAGAACGAAACCATCATGGGACAGGGAACGCTCGGCCTCGAACTCGAACAACAGGCGGCCGATCTCGACACCGTGCTTGTCGCGGTGGGCGGCGGCGGGCTGATCGCCGGCATCGCCGCCTGGTATGCCGGGCGCGTCAAGGTCGTTGGCGTCGAGCCATCGGCGTCGCCGACGCTGACAAAAGCGCTGGAGGCCGGACATCCGGTCGATGCGGAGGCTGGCGGCCTCGCCGCGGATTCGCTGGCGCCGCGCCGCGTCGGCGAGAAAGTGTTTCCGATCGTCCAGCAATATGCGCGACAGACCGTACTGGTGTCGGACGACGCGATCGCGAACGCGCAGGCACAGCTATGGCGCGGCCTGCGCATCGTGGCCGAGCCCGGAGGTGCCGCGGCTTTTTCCGCCATCTTGTCGGGCGCCTATCAACCCGCGGCCGGCGAGCGGGTTGCCATCGTGATCAGCGGCGGCAACACGGCAGCGGTGAACTTCGACACGACATACTGA
- a CDS encoding ArsR/SmtB family transcription factor: MTSFDDDVESAFRALASDRRLLILEWLKRPKAHFPPQVDGDLVKDGVCGVLIAEKLGVSQPTVSEHLKILSKAGLLSAKRVKQWTFYKRDEARIAKLKAAMLAKI, encoded by the coding sequence ATGACTTCTTTTGACGATGACGTCGAGTCCGCTTTTCGCGCGCTGGCCAGCGACCGGCGCCTCTTGATTCTGGAATGGCTGAAACGCCCGAAAGCGCATTTCCCGCCTCAGGTGGACGGCGATCTCGTCAAGGACGGCGTGTGCGGCGTGCTGATCGCCGAAAAGCTCGGCGTCAGCCAGCCGACGGTTAGCGAGCATCTGAAGATCTTGTCGAAGGCGGGCCTGCTGAGCGCCAAGCGTGTCAAGCAGTGGACATTCTACAAGCGCGACGAGGCGCGGATCGCGAAGCTGAAGGCGGCGATGCTCGCGAAGATCTGA
- a CDS encoding MIP/aquaporin family protein, whose protein sequence is MKSRAPLSGEAALALQVGQQRFNADWKSPEHRLRRLLAEFIGTAGLTFVLSAGAAILVLYGGIKVEPIIAAFILSAISALWLVVAIYFLGDISSHFNPAMTFAFTLRGDMGWVMCLAYVVVQLIAATAGSLLARAFFGIEGNLAATIPQHGQALQAVLFEAILTFGMVLMVLSMANGPKLNGQFIPLAVGAYVMSLGTLGGPYEGAAMNPARAFGPDLARGDLSSWWVYVVGPLAGAVVAVLVAGVFRGPAKAQEAQAAMGTPRDED, encoded by the coding sequence ATGAAGTCGAGAGCCCCTCTTTCCGGTGAAGCAGCGCTTGCACTGCAGGTTGGCCAGCAGAGGTTCAATGCTGACTGGAAAAGTCCCGAGCATCGGCTTCGGCGGCTGCTGGCGGAATTCATCGGAACGGCGGGGCTCACGTTCGTGCTGTCGGCCGGCGCCGCCATTCTGGTGCTTTACGGCGGCATCAAGGTCGAGCCCATCATCGCAGCCTTCATCCTGTCCGCAATTTCAGCGCTCTGGCTGGTGGTTGCGATTTATTTTCTCGGCGACATCAGCTCCCATTTCAATCCGGCGATGACGTTCGCCTTCACCTTGCGCGGCGATATGGGCTGGGTGATGTGCCTGGCCTATGTCGTAGTGCAACTGATCGCGGCCACGGCAGGATCGTTGCTTGCACGCGCGTTTTTTGGAATCGAGGGCAACCTCGCGGCCACCATCCCGCAGCACGGCCAGGCCCTGCAGGCGGTTCTGTTCGAAGCCATCCTGACCTTCGGCATGGTCCTGATGGTGCTGTCGATGGCCAATGGTCCGAAGCTCAACGGCCAGTTCATCCCGCTCGCCGTCGGCGCTTACGTGATGTCGCTGGGCACGCTCGGAGGCCCCTACGAAGGCGCCGCGATGAACCCCGCCCGCGCGTTCGGACCCGATCTTGCCCGCGGCGATCTCTCCTCCTGGTGGGTGTATGTCGTCGGTCCGCTTGCCGGCGCCGTTGTCGCGGTTCTGGTGGCAGGCGTATTCAGGGGACCGGCGAAGGCCCAGGAAGCGCAGGCCGCGATGGGTACGCCGCGGGACGAAGACTGA
- the fumC gene encoding class II fumarate hydratase, with protein MIQVRKETDSLGEVDVPAEKLWGAQTQRSLEHFAIGKDLIPREMIISYAILKKGAANANHADGRLNDQAHQLIVRTCDEILAGQHHDMFPLHVWMTGSGTQFNMNVNEVISNRCCQLAGTALGSKAPVHPNDHVNMAQSSNDSFPSAMYIATATNAKQRLIPAVKQLHDAIAAKSEEWKDIVKIGRTHMQDATPLTLGQEWSGYSGMLADDIERLEDSLKSVYRLALGGTAVGTGINSAPGFAEAAAAEIAKLTGLPFVTAPNKFTVQGAHDALVQFSGTMRTLAASLYKIGNDIRLMSCGPRAGFAELSIPANEPGSSIMPGKVNPTQAEALTMVAAQVMANDVAVGFGGASGYLEMNVYKPLIIYNITHSITLLTDSCTNFRKFLVEGTEPNRKKIAQYVEESLMLVTALSPVIGYDKASKIAHYAMDNDLTLKAAALQLKFVTEAEFDQVVDPAKMVKPYVATSA; from the coding sequence GTGATCCAGGTACGCAAGGAAACCGATAGTCTTGGTGAAGTCGATGTCCCCGCCGAAAAGCTGTGGGGCGCCCAAACCCAAAGATCGCTCGAGCACTTCGCAATCGGTAAAGACCTGATCCCCCGCGAGATGATCATTTCGTACGCGATCCTGAAAAAGGGCGCGGCCAACGCAAACCATGCCGACGGACGGCTCAACGATCAGGCGCATCAGCTGATCGTACGCACCTGCGACGAGATTCTGGCGGGCCAGCATCACGACATGTTTCCGTTGCACGTCTGGATGACCGGGAGCGGCACCCAGTTCAACATGAACGTGAACGAGGTGATTTCGAACCGGTGCTGCCAGCTCGCAGGCACCGCGCTCGGCAGCAAGGCGCCGGTGCACCCCAACGATCACGTCAACATGGCGCAGTCGTCGAACGATTCGTTTCCGTCGGCGATGTACATTGCGACGGCCACCAATGCCAAGCAGCGTCTGATCCCGGCGGTCAAGCAGCTCCATGATGCGATTGCCGCCAAGTCCGAAGAGTGGAAGGACATCGTCAAGATCGGCCGCACCCACATGCAGGATGCGACGCCGCTGACGCTCGGCCAGGAATGGTCGGGGTATTCGGGCATGCTCGCCGACGACATCGAGCGGCTCGAAGATTCGCTCAAGAGCGTTTATCGCCTTGCGCTTGGCGGAACGGCGGTGGGCACAGGAATCAATTCCGCACCTGGCTTTGCCGAAGCAGCCGCGGCGGAGATAGCCAAACTGACCGGCCTGCCGTTCGTGACCGCCCCCAACAAGTTCACGGTCCAGGGCGCGCACGACGCGCTGGTGCAGTTCTCCGGCACGATGCGAACGCTGGCTGCCTCGCTCTACAAGATCGGCAACGACATCCGCCTGATGTCGTGCGGCCCGCGCGCCGGCTTTGCCGAATTGTCGATACCGGCCAACGAGCCAGGCTCGTCGATCATGCCCGGCAAGGTCAATCCCACGCAGGCCGAAGCGCTGACGATGGTCGCCGCGCAGGTGATGGCAAACGACGTCGCGGTCGGGTTCGGCGGCGCCAGCGGCTACCTCGAGATGAATGTCTATAAGCCGCTGATCATCTACAACATCACGCATTCGATCACGCTGCTGACGGACAGTTGCACGAACTTCCGAAAATTCCTGGTCGAAGGCACGGAACCTAACCGGAAGAAGATCGCGCAGTATGTCGAGGAATCCCTGATGCTGGTGACGGCCCTGTCGCCGGTCATCGGATACGACAAGGCATCGAAGATCGCGCATTACGCGATGGACAACGATTTGACGCTGAAGGCGGCCGCACTCCAGCTCAAGTTCGTGACCGAAGCCGAGTTTGACCAGGTGGTCGACCCCGCGAAGATGGTCAAGCCTTACGTCGCGACGTCTGCGTGA
- a CDS encoding tripartite tricarboxylate transporter permease, with protein sequence METFAALAHGMAVAVQPMNLLYALIGVFLGTAVGVLPGIGPALTVALLLPVTYKLDPGGSLIMFAGIYYGGMYGGSTTAILINTPGESASMATALEGNKMAKDGRGGPALATSAIGSFVAGTIATIGLAFLAPWLVDFAVRFGPEDYFALMCVAFITVSATFGDSPIRGLTSLFIGLTLGLVGIDKLTGQARLAFGIPELLDGVEVTTLAVGLFALGEALYVASRRHHTEEKIEPVRGSLWMTKEDWKRSWKPWLRGTMFGFPIGALPAGGAEIPTFLSYSTEKRLTKYPEEFGKGAIEGVAGPEAANNASAAGTLVPLLTLGLPTSATAAMMLAGFQQYGLNPGPLLFAERPDLVWGLIASLFIANVMLLVLNLPLVGLWVKLLAIPQPWLYAGILVFATMGTIAAKPSVVELSMLAGFGVLGFLMRRFDFPIAPVVVGLILGPIAESQLRRALAISLGDPMTLLQSPMSATLLGIALIALLAPFVMKGLGRFKASED encoded by the coding sequence ATGGAAACGTTTGCCGCGCTCGCGCATGGCATGGCGGTCGCCGTGCAGCCGATGAATTTGCTGTATGCGCTGATCGGCGTGTTCCTCGGCACGGCGGTCGGCGTGCTGCCCGGCATCGGGCCCGCGCTCACGGTCGCGCTGCTGTTGCCGGTGACCTACAAGCTCGATCCCGGCGGCTCGCTGATCATGTTCGCTGGCATCTATTATGGCGGCATGTATGGCGGCTCGACCACCGCGATCCTGATCAACACGCCCGGCGAAAGCGCCTCGATGGCGACCGCGCTCGAGGGCAACAAGATGGCCAAGGACGGCCGCGGCGGGCCCGCGCTGGCGACCTCCGCGATCGGCTCGTTCGTCGCGGGCACCATCGCCACCATCGGCCTTGCGTTTCTGGCGCCGTGGCTGGTCGACTTCGCGGTGCGCTTTGGGCCCGAAGATTATTTCGCGCTGATGTGCGTGGCCTTCATCACGGTGTCGGCCACCTTCGGCGATTCGCCGATCCGCGGACTGACCAGCCTGTTCATCGGGCTGACGCTCGGGCTTGTCGGCATCGACAAGCTCACCGGCCAGGCCAGGCTTGCGTTCGGCATCCCCGAACTGCTCGACGGCGTCGAGGTGACGACCTTGGCGGTCGGCCTGTTCGCGCTCGGCGAAGCACTCTACGTCGCCTCGCGCCGCCACCACACCGAAGAGAAGATCGAGCCGGTGCGCGGCTCGCTGTGGATGACGAAGGAGGATTGGAAGCGATCCTGGAAGCCGTGGCTGCGCGGCACGATGTTCGGCTTTCCGATCGGCGCGCTGCCGGCCGGCGGCGCCGAGATTCCGACCTTCCTGTCCTACTCCACCGAGAAGCGGCTGACCAAATACCCGGAAGAATTCGGCAAGGGCGCGATCGAAGGCGTCGCGGGTCCGGAGGCCGCCAACAACGCATCCGCCGCCGGCACGCTGGTGCCGCTGCTGACGCTCGGCCTGCCGACCTCGGCGACCGCCGCGATGATGCTGGCGGGCTTTCAGCAATACGGCCTCAACCCGGGACCGCTGCTGTTCGCCGAGCGCCCCGATCTCGTATGGGGCCTGATCGCCAGCCTCTTCATCGCCAACGTCATGCTGTTGGTGCTCAATCTGCCGCTGGTCGGCCTGTGGGTAAAGCTGCTGGCGATCCCGCAGCCATGGCTCTACGCCGGCATTTTGGTGTTCGCGACCATGGGCACCATCGCCGCCAAACCCTCGGTCGTCGAACTGTCGATGCTGGCGGGCTTTGGCGTACTCGGCTTCCTGATGCGCCGGTTTGATTTTCCGATCGCGCCGGTTGTCGTCGGGCTGATCCTTGGACCCATCGCTGAAAGCCAGCTGCGCCGCGCGCTCGCCATCAGCCTCGGCGATCCCATGACGCTGCTGCAAAGCCCCATGTCGGCGACGCTGCTGGGCATCGCGCTGATCGCATTGCTGGCGCCGTTCGTGATGAAGGGGTTAGGCCGGTTCAAGGCGAGCGAGGATTAG
- a CDS encoding tripartite tricarboxylate transporter TctB family protein — translation MTDLPQGPAARRVDRAGVIIAAALAALAVVLVWDSRQLATTTMYGMGPEVMPVVIAIGLGLLAIGNLVDALRGNLPARESADPKAVWLTLGGLALLIAIIGLGGGFIIATSALFVTTSAAFGRRALLADTAIALVMTTLIYLAFDRLLTLSLPTGPLERLL, via the coding sequence ATGACGGACCTGCCGCAAGGGCCGGCGGCACGGCGCGTCGATCGTGCCGGCGTGATCATCGCCGCCGCGCTCGCAGCCCTTGCGGTGGTGCTGGTGTGGGACTCGCGTCAACTGGCCACCACGACGATGTACGGCATGGGACCCGAGGTGATGCCGGTCGTCATCGCCATCGGGCTCGGCCTGCTCGCGATCGGCAATCTGGTCGACGCGCTGCGCGGCAATTTGCCGGCGCGCGAGAGCGCGGACCCCAAGGCCGTATGGTTGACCCTCGGCGGGCTGGCCCTGCTGATTGCGATCATCGGCCTCGGTGGCGGTTTCATCATCGCGACGTCAGCGCTGTTCGTCACGACGTCGGCGGCGTTCGGACGGCGCGCCCTTCTCGCTGACACCGCCATCGCGCTCGTCATGACCACGCTGATCTACCTCGCGTTCGACCGGCTGCTGACATTGAGCCTGCCCACCGGGCCCCTGGAAAGACTGCTGTAA
- a CDS encoding Bug family tripartite tricarboxylate transporter substrate binding protein, producing MIPFHTRLFGAVVALTLAAGAPALSQQLELKIMAPAAPGGGWDQTARSMQQALVAAKIARSVQVTNVAGAGGSVGIAQFVNGAKGDGNQLMVNGFVMVGALAMNKSPVTLDQVTPIARLTEEIQVIVVPANSPIKTAQDLAAAVKADIAKVTFAGGSAGGVDHVMAALFAGAIGADAKKVNYIPFSGGGESLAAILGGKVTAGISGYSEYEGQIKSGKLRAIGITSEKRVASVDIPTFKEQGIDLVLANWRSVVAPPGITPEQRKVLSDAVANMVKSDAWKEILKQKGWDDAYLADDAFADFLKKETTRVTDVLKSVGLVKS from the coding sequence ATGATCCCGTTCCACACGCGCCTGTTCGGCGCGGTCGTCGCGTTGACGCTTGCGGCCGGCGCGCCTGCCCTCTCGCAGCAGCTCGAGCTGAAGATCATGGCGCCCGCCGCCCCCGGCGGCGGATGGGATCAGACCGCGCGCTCGATGCAGCAGGCGCTGGTCGCCGCCAAGATCGCGCGCAGCGTGCAGGTGACGAACGTCGCCGGCGCCGGCGGCAGCGTCGGCATCGCGCAGTTCGTCAACGGCGCCAAGGGCGACGGCAACCAGCTGATGGTGAACGGTTTCGTCATGGTCGGCGCGCTCGCCATGAACAAGTCGCCGGTGACGCTCGACCAGGTGACGCCGATCGCGCGCCTCACCGAGGAGATCCAGGTCATCGTGGTGCCGGCGAACTCGCCGATCAAGACCGCGCAGGATCTCGCCGCTGCCGTCAAGGCCGACATCGCCAAGGTCACCTTTGCCGGCGGCTCGGCCGGCGGCGTCGACCATGTGATGGCCGCGCTGTTTGCCGGCGCGATCGGCGCCGACGCCAAGAAGGTCAACTACATCCCATTCTCCGGCGGCGGCGAGTCGCTGGCGGCCATTCTCGGCGGAAAAGTCACCGCGGGCATTTCCGGTTACAGCGAGTATGAAGGCCAGATCAAGTCGGGCAAATTGCGCGCGATCGGCATCACGTCGGAGAAGCGCGTCGCCAGTGTCGATATCCCGACCTTCAAGGAACAGGGCATCGACCTCGTGCTGGCCAACTGGCGCTCGGTGGTCGCCCCTCCCGGCATCACGCCTGAGCAGCGCAAGGTGTTGAGCGATGCGGTTGCGAACATGGTGAAGTCGGATGCGTGGAAGGAGATCCTCAAGCAGAAGGGCTGGGATGACGCCTATCTCGCCGACGACGCCTTTGCCGACTTTCTCAAGAAGGAAACGACGCGGGTCACCGACGTGCTGAAGTCGGTCGGCCTCGTCAAATCATGA